One Natator depressus isolate rNatDep1 chromosome 5, rNatDep2.hap1, whole genome shotgun sequence DNA segment encodes these proteins:
- the LOC141987083 gene encoding perilipin-3-like yields the protein MSAKENEPQVEIQAEEQQTAGDRVAGLPLVSSACEMASASYAATKETHPAIKAVCEVAETGVRAITSAAITRARPILDQLEPQLAAANECACRGLDRLEEQLPILQQPIEKVVLDAQDLVRATMVGAKDAVFSTVTEAKDAVTSMVSVAQGAVQESVEVTKSTVTSSISTVMGSSMGQMAASGIDTALGKSEQLVDYYLPMTKEELAELATTPVEGPGEAPAEQRSYYVRLGSLSSTLRQRAYQHALGKMRQARQRTLEALSQLQQIIDLINRAKQAVDQKLHNGQDHLYQMWLQCCRGKLEGQEEPDSTKQVEAQALATSQSLTQQLKTTCLTLLGSIQGLPSTIQDKAQQVSSSIEELQASFSSASCFQDLSSHTLAQSREMVTKAQESLDELLEYVMQNIPLDWIVGPFTPAGDSPPCPDELVEEGKKVEA from the exons ATGTCTGCTAAGGAAAATGAACCACAGGTGGAGATCCAGGCAGAAGAGCAACAG acTGCAGGGGACAGGGTGGCTGGCCTGCCCTTGGTCAGCTCTGCCTGTGAGATGGCCTCTGCCAGCTACGCTGCCACCAAAGAGACCCACCCAGCCATCAAAGCAGTCTGTGAGGTGGCAGAGACTGGGGTGAGGGCCATCACCTCTGCTGCCATCACCAGGGCACGTCCCATCCTGGACCAGCTGGAGCCACAGC TTGCAGCAGCCAATGAATGTGCCTGTCGGGGTCTGGACAGactggaggagcagctgcccatCCTGCAGCAGCCGATTGAGAAG GTGGTTTTGGATGCCCAAGACCTCGTGCGTGCCACAATGGTGGGTGCCAAGGATGCAGTCTTCAGcacagtcactgaggccaaggatGCAGTGACCAGCATGGTGAGCGTGGCACAAGGGGCTGTCCAGGAGAGCGTGGAGGTGACCAAATCCACCGTGACCAGCAGCATAAGCACAGTGATGGGCTCCAGCATGGGGCAGATGGCTGCGAGTGGCATAGACACAGCATTGGGGAAATCTGAGCAGCTGGTGGACTACTACCTCCCCATGACCAAGGAGGAGCTCG CTGAACTTGCCACAACTCCCGTTGAGGGGCCTGGAGAGGCTCCAGCAGAACAGCGGAGTTACTATGTGCGTCTGGGTTCCCTTTCGAGCACGCTGCGCCAGCGAGCCTACCAGCACGCCCTGGGCAAGATGAGACAAGCCAGGCAGCGCACCCTGGAGgccctctcccagctccagcaaaTCATTGACCTG atcAACCGTGCCAAGCAGGCTGTAGATCAGAAGCTTCACAATGGCCAGGACCATCTGTACCAAATGTGGCTCCAGTGCTGCAGGGGGAAGTTGGAAGGGCAGGAGGAACCAGACTCCACAAAA CAGGTTGAAGCTCAGGCTCTAGCCACGTCCCAGAGCCTCACCCAGCAACTGAAAACCACCTGCCTTACTCTCCTGGGCAGCATCCAGGGCCTTCCCAGCACTATCCAGGACAAGGCCCAGCAGGTCTCGAGCAGTATAGAAGAGCTCCAGGCTTCCTTCTCCAGTGCCAGCTGTTTCCAGGATCTGTCGAGCCATACCCTTGCCCAGAGTCGGGAGATGGTGaccaaggcccaggagtccctggATGAGCTGTTGGAATACGTGATGCAGAACATTCCCCTGGACTGGATCGTGGGACCCTTCACTCCCGCTGGAGACTCCCCACCGTGTCCTGATGAgctggtggaggaaggaaagaaggtgGAGGCCTGA